The genomic segment CGATCCACCTGCTGGCGAGATTGTTCCCACTTTCCCACCCGACGCCGCGGCGCGCGTGCAGATCTTCAACCGCGTCGTGACCTTTGTGCAGAGCGTGATGCACGGCATGCCTAATTTCTTCGCCACGCGGGAGACCTCACGGTTTGAAAGCCGCAGGCGCATTCACGAGGTTGGCAAATCGATCCTGATCCAGGACGCGCCCTTCCGGTCCACCGATCGTGCGCGAGTTACGGTGCTCTATCGCGACGGCACCGAGACCGTGGAGCAGGAAGGGCGGAAGCGGAATGGCGGGTTGAGGAGCTGGGGTGAGTTCGGCCCGTTCCTGGGTGTCATTGCAGCCGACATGCTCAAGGGGAAGGTCACGTTTCATCATTGGGAGGGCAGTCCTGGCGGAGTGCTGGCTGTCTTCGATTTCAGCGTGCCGAAAGACCAGTCAAACTATGTGGTCCGGTTCTGTTGCGCTCTCCACTTTGAGGCGGCGCATGGCACATGGAAATCGGACTACCAGTTGCAGCCTGCGTATCATGGCCGTGTCGCTATCGATCCGACATCCGGCGCCGTTCTGCGCATGGTTGTCTCCGCCGATCTGGAGCCTGCGGATGAGCTTTCGCGTGCCGACCTGGCCATCGAGTACGGTCCAGTAGAACTGGGTGGGAAGCCGTATATCTGCCCGCTGAGCAGCGTGGCCGTCACGGTTACCAAAGCGGCTGAGCAGGCGGCAGCATCGCTCTCCAATCCGGATGCGGCACCGAAAAAGTTCAACGCGATTGGAACCACGTCGCTGAATCACACGACATTTGAGGACTACCACCTCTTCCGTGGCGATCTGCGGATGGTGCCGGATCCGGATGGCCCTAGGCAGCCTTGAGGGGTGCGCCGTGGCGGCCGGCCGCGATAAGCTTCCGCCATGCACAAACGGATGGTTTGGCTTCCCCTTTTCCTTGTCACTCTTGTTGTCTTCAGTGCGATGGGCCGTGCGCAGGAGGATGCCGCGCTCGACGCGCAGTTGAAGGATTTGGCTGCAAAGCATGAAGGCAAGGTGACGCTGTTCGCGCGGGATCTGAAGACGGGTCAGACGGCGTCGCTGGATGCGGATGAGCCCGTTAAGACGGCGTCGACGATCAAGATGGGGATCCTGCTGGACGCAGCGGAGCAGATTCGCTCGGGCAAGGCAACGCTGAACGAAAAACTGGTTCTGCAACATGCGAACCAGGTGGAGGGATCGGGGGTGCTGGCGCAGCTCGATACACCGGTGGCGCTGACGCTGAAGGATGTGCTGACGCTGATGGTCGTTTTGAGCGACAACACCGCCACGAATATGGCGATCGATCGGCTGGGGCTCGACCATATCAATCACACGCTGAAGGCGGCGGGGCTGAAGCAGACATATCTGTATAAGAAGGTCTACATGCCGGCCAGCGGGCCCATGCCGGCGGATCAGTCGAAGTTCGGATTGGGCAAGACGACGGCGCGTGAGATGGCTTCGATAATGCAGCGGATCGCCGAGTGCAGGCTTGATCTGGCGGGTGGGCCGCCGGTGAATAAGGATGGGCCGATCTGCGGAGCGATCATTCACATGCTGCGCAATCAGCAGGACCGCGATGGAATTCCGCGGTATCTCGAATCGCTGGATACGAGCGAGCACGGATCGGCTATTGCGAACAAGACGGGCGCGTTGGACGCGGTTCGGAATGACGTGGCGCTCATCTCGACGAAGACCGGGCCGGTGGTGATCGCCAGCTTCACCTACGACAACAAGGATGAGCGCTGGACAGGCGATAACCAGGGAGAGCAGATGATTGGGAAGCTCGCGGAGGCGGTGGTGAAGAAGTGGTCGCCGACGGGGCTGGATGCTAACGGGTTCTCATGGGAGAACCCATTAGCAGGGAACAGGCACTAGGGATTCGTTTTGTGTTTCCGGTGTCTCAACCAGGTCTTCTTTGGTTGGGTTTCGGGTGCTGCGGGAACGGGAGCGGCCGGTGCGGTCGCATCGGCGGTACACGCCGCGGTTGATGTGGCCGAGGTGTCGTCCAGCTGGCTGAGGGCTTCGACCTCCTTCGGATTCAGGACGCGGCGGTAGACGCGCACATCGCTCACATCGCCGTTGAAGAAGACGCCGTCGTCGCGCTGCGCGCCAATGAGGATGGGTCCTTTGCTGGCGGCCCAGGGAGCGATGCCGTGGAAGACCTGGAGCTCACGGCCGTTGAGATAGATATGGAGTTCGCCAAGGGTCTGATCGAAGACGGCCGTTGTGTGGACCCACTTGTCGACGGGCAGGCCTTCGCCGTTG from the Occallatibacter riparius genome contains:
- a CDS encoding serine hydrolase; this encodes MHKRMVWLPLFLVTLVVFSAMGRAQEDAALDAQLKDLAAKHEGKVTLFARDLKTGQTASLDADEPVKTASTIKMGILLDAAEQIRSGKATLNEKLVLQHANQVEGSGVLAQLDTPVALTLKDVLTLMVVLSDNTATNMAIDRLGLDHINHTLKAAGLKQTYLYKKVYMPASGPMPADQSKFGLGKTTAREMASIMQRIAECRLDLAGGPPVNKDGPICGAIIHMLRNQQDRDGIPRYLESLDTSEHGSAIANKTGALDAVRNDVALISTKTGPVVIASFTYDNKDERWTGDNQGEQMIGKLAEAVVKKWSPTGLDANGFSWENPLAGNRH